In Streptococcus porcinus, the genomic window AATTACCGAGACTTTCCTTTACAAATTGGTTGTGACAGTTGGTCAAATCATGGAATCATATTATCCTGAAATCCTTGAAAAACGTGATTTTATCGAAAAGATTATTAAACGTGAGGAAGAAACTTTTGCCCGTACTATTGATGCCGGATCAGGTCATTTGGATCAATTGCTAGCGCAGTTAAAAGAAGATGGTAAAGACACGCTTGAAGGAAAAGATATCTTTAAATTATACGATACCTATGGTTTCCCACTAGAATTAACTGAGGAAATGGCTGAAGATGCAGGTTATAAGATTGATCAAGAAGGCTTCAAAGCTGCCATGAAAGAACAACAAGATCGTGCGCGTGCAGCTGTTGTAAAAGGTGGCTCAATGGGGATGCAAAATGAAACCTTGGCAGGTATTGTTGAACCGTCAGAATTTTCCTATAAAGAAGAAACCTTAGACGCTAAACTTTCAGTTATTATCGTGGATAATGAACGTAGTGATATGGTTTCTGAAGGTCAAGCTCTACTTGTTTTTGATCGCACACCGTTTTATGCGGAGATGGGTGGACAAGTGGCAGACCACGGTGTTATAAAAAATGCAAGCGGCGATATACTTGCAAAAGTGATTGATGTGCAAAAAGCACCAAATGGGCAGGCACTACATACTGTTGAAGTCTTTGCAAGTCTTTCAATTGCTTCTATCTATACTTTGGAAATCGACCATAAACGCCGCTATGCTGTTGAGAAAAATCATACAGCAACTCATTTGTTGCATGCTGCCTTACATCATGTTATTGGCCAACATGCCACTCAGGCGGGTTCATTGAATGAAGAAAGCTTCCTACGTTTTGATTTTACACATTTTGAAGCGGTCACAGCAGAGGAACTCCGTCGAATTGAAGAAGAAGTTAATCAGCAAATTTGGAATGCTATCACAGTTAAAACGATTGAAACAGACGTTGACACAGCTAAATCAATGGGAGCAATGGCCTTATTTGGTGAAAAATATGGCAAGGTTGTCCGTGTTGTTACAATTGGCGATTATTCAGTTGAACTTTGCGGTGGAACTCATCTTAGCAACACATCAGAAATCGGACTCTTTAAAATTGTCAAAGAAGAGGGGATTGGATCTGGAACACGTCGGATTTTAGCCCTAACAGGTCAACAAGCTTTTGAAGCTTTCCGTCAACGTGAAGATGCCCTTAAAGAAATTGCTACTAACTTAAAAGCCCCACAATTAAAAGAAGTTCCTTCTAAAGTTGCTAGTCTTTCTGAACAAGTTCGTGATTTGCAAAAAGAAAATCATGAGCTCAAAGAAAAAGCCGCAGCGGCACAGGCTGGAGATCTCTTTAAAGATGTTAAGGAAGTAAATGGCCACAGATACATTGCCACAGAGGTTTCTGTAGCAGATGCTGGTGCATTGCGAACTTTTGCTGATAACTGGAAGCAAAAAGACTATTCAGATGTCTTAGTTCTAGTTGCTGCAATTGGTGAAAAAGTAAATGTACTAGTTGCGAGCAGAGATAAGGCTGTTCACGCTGGTAATCTCATTAAGTCTTTGGCGCCGATTGTTTCTGGCCGTGGTGGAGGTAAACCTGATATGGCTATGGCAGGTGGTTCTGATGCAAGCCAAATTGCAGCTTTGCTATCAGCAGTTCCAAACCTTTTGAAATAATAAGTGCTTAGACGCTTGTTTCTTGGATACTGAAAATAAGGTATGATGTGCTATTGACTAGGGCATCATACCTTTTGTCATTTTGGAATTGATTCTAATAGCCTCAGGACATCTTTATTCTGATTTGGAGAGGCCTTGAATAGGTTTTAATGTGTTTAATAGCATAGTAAAATCCCTTCAAAAGTTAGGTTATATCTACCTTTTGAAGGGATTTGATAATATGTTCAGTTGTAGCAGTCAAGTAATCTTAGCCTAGAGTTTTCATATTTAATAAAGAAGAACCTATTTTTTGACAAAATAGTGCTGATAAAATAGCAATGGCTATAGGAAAAGCATTCCAAAGAGGTTGATTAGTAATTTCAAGTAAGAAAAAGACTGCTGCTACTGGTATATTGTTGATGATTGCTAAGAAAATGGCAGCTCCAATGATAATGGCAAATGAAATTGAAATATTTGGTAGGTAGGAATTCCAAGCTTGGGCTGCTAGTAAACCTAGTCCCCCTCCCATCATCATGGAAGGAGCTATTCTACCTCCGAAAGCTCCAGCATAAAAAGTGATAAAAACTGCGACAGCCTTTGCGATTAATAGGCCGCTGACATAAGAAAAATTATAGTTAGCATGGAGAAAATAGAGTAATCCAGCTTTGCCATTCCCTAAAATGTGGGGGAAAAAGATACTAAGAATCGCTACAAATACAAATGAGCCTATGACCAAATAAAGATAAGTAGGACTTGTTAAATTTCTCTTTGGGATAATCTTAAGCAAGTATTTATAGAAAAAAATAATAATGGCAACTAAGAAACCAAAAAGAGGAGCCCATAAGAGTAAGTAGCTATTCCAGTGTAAGGGACTTAGTTTGTATTGAATTATATTTCCTGACAACAGTCTAACAGTCCATACAGCTATAAATGACGTGATAGTGGCTGA contains:
- the alaS gene encoding alanine--tRNA ligase, which codes for MKTLTSAEIRQMWLDFWKSKGHAIEPSANLVPVNDPTLLWINSGVATLKKYFDGSVIPENPRITNAQKSIRTNDIENVGKTARHHTMFEMLGNFSIGDYFRDEAIEWGFELLTSPEWFDFPKDKLYMTYYPADTDSYNRWVALGVDPSHLIPLEENFWEIGAGPSGPDTEIFFDRGPAFDPENIGIRLLEEDLENDRYIEIWNIVLSQFNADPDVPRSEYKELPNKNIDTGAGLERLVAVMQGAKTNFETDLFMPIIQEVEKLSGKDYDPDGDNMSFKVIADHIRALSFAIGDGALPGNEGRGYVLRRLLRRAVMHGRRLGITETFLYKLVVTVGQIMESYYPEILEKRDFIEKIIKREEETFARTIDAGSGHLDQLLAQLKEDGKDTLEGKDIFKLYDTYGFPLELTEEMAEDAGYKIDQEGFKAAMKEQQDRARAAVVKGGSMGMQNETLAGIVEPSEFSYKEETLDAKLSVIIVDNERSDMVSEGQALLVFDRTPFYAEMGGQVADHGVIKNASGDILAKVIDVQKAPNGQALHTVEVFASLSIASIYTLEIDHKRRYAVEKNHTATHLLHAALHHVIGQHATQAGSLNEESFLRFDFTHFEAVTAEELRRIEEEVNQQIWNAITVKTIETDVDTAKSMGAMALFGEKYGKVVRVVTIGDYSVELCGGTHLSNTSEIGLFKIVKEEGIGSGTRRILALTGQQAFEAFRQREDALKEIATNLKAPQLKEVPSKVASLSEQVRDLQKENHELKEKAAAAQAGDLFKDVKEVNGHRYIATEVSVADAGALRTFADNWKQKDYSDVLVLVAAIGEKVNVLVASRDKAVHAGNLIKSLAPIVSGRGGGKPDMAMAGGSDASQIAALLSAVPNLLK
- a CDS encoding chloride channel protein; the protein is MKTSIEEQLRWLGLLLLTGITAGVVASLLTILIHLIQAISFGYHSGTFSSEIAKVAPIRRAISVILAGIIAAFGWQALTKYFKPFKTIKAIVQDNEKVYPSSSFCHGMLQLVTVSMGSPLGREGASREVSVALTASWLQFFRLKKKEISLLLACASGAALGAVYNAPLATTIFIMENVLLKWSKHHFLSATITSFIAVWTVRLLSGNIIQYKLSPLHWNSYLLLWAPLFGFLVAIIIFFYKYLLKIIPKRNLTSPTYLYLVIGSFVFVAILSIFFPHILGNGKAGLLYFLHANYNFSYVSGLLIAKAVAVFITFYAGAFGGRIAPSMMMGGGLGLLAAQAWNSYLPNISISFAIIIGAAIFLAIINNIPVAAVFFLLEITNQPLWNAFPIAIAILSALFCQKIGSSLLNMKTLG